In Kitasatospora gansuensis, a genomic segment contains:
- a CDS encoding ABC transporter ATP-binding protein, translating to MKPPLIQERGPATMLPVGSPATVRSYVRLLARRHFRGFGAVVGLHTVATLAGLVGPWVLGSLVEDLSAGTAKGRVLSAVGWYLGALLVQSAFMGWSRLRGGVLGEEVLADLREDFLVRSVALPPGVLERAGTGDLVSRGTTDIDRLSKSIREAVPELAVALVSLVLVLGALVVTSPLLAITVVVALPLILSTSRWYFRRAPQSYRAESAGYAAVNTVLAETVDAGRTVESLRLGTDRVELTDRKIGEWQAWERYTLWLRSVWFPTVEATYAIVIVGTLVLGGLFTVRGWLTVGELTAGVLYAQALTHPVDLILRWYDELQVGQASLARLVGVREVEDPETDELAVPDGRRVEATDVRFGYREGADVLHGISLDVAPGSRVALVGPSGAGKSTLGRLLAGIYAPGRGTVTLGGTALARMPAERVRAQVALVNQEHHVFVGTLRDNLRLARPEADDTELRAALDAVDAGEWAEALADGLDTEVGSGGVALTPPQAQQLALARLVLADPHTLVLDEATSLLDPRAARHLERSLSRVLEGRTVIAIAHRLHTAHDADVIAVVERGRISEYGAHHELVAAGGPYAALWRSWRDEH from the coding sequence ATGAAGCCCCCGTTGATTCAGGAGCGCGGCCCGGCGACCATGCTGCCGGTCGGCTCGCCGGCCACTGTGCGGTCGTACGTCAGGTTGCTGGCGCGCCGTCACTTCCGGGGCTTCGGCGCGGTGGTGGGGCTGCACACGGTGGCCACGCTGGCCGGGCTGGTCGGTCCTTGGGTGCTCGGGTCGCTGGTCGAGGACCTGAGCGCGGGCACCGCCAAGGGCAGGGTGCTGTCGGCGGTTGGCTGGTACCTGGGCGCGCTGCTGGTGCAGTCGGCGTTCATGGGCTGGTCCCGGCTGCGCGGCGGGGTGCTCGGCGAGGAGGTGCTGGCCGACCTGCGGGAGGACTTCCTGGTCCGCTCGGTGGCGTTGCCGCCGGGCGTGCTGGAGCGGGCCGGTACCGGCGACCTGGTCTCGCGCGGCACCACCGACATCGACCGGCTGTCCAAGTCGATCCGCGAGGCGGTGCCCGAGCTGGCCGTCGCGCTGGTCTCGCTGGTGCTGGTGCTCGGCGCGCTGGTGGTGACCTCACCACTGCTGGCGATCACCGTGGTGGTCGCGCTGCCGCTGATCCTGTCCACCTCGCGCTGGTACTTCCGCCGGGCCCCGCAGTCCTACCGGGCCGAGTCGGCCGGGTACGCGGCGGTCAACACCGTGCTGGCCGAGACGGTGGACGCGGGCCGCACGGTCGAGTCGCTCCGGCTCGGCACCGACCGGGTGGAACTGACGGACCGGAAGATCGGCGAATGGCAGGCCTGGGAGCGGTACACGCTCTGGCTGCGCTCGGTCTGGTTCCCGACGGTGGAGGCGACGTACGCGATCGTCATCGTCGGCACGCTGGTGCTGGGCGGGCTGTTCACCGTGCGGGGCTGGCTGACGGTGGGTGAGCTGACCGCCGGCGTGCTGTACGCGCAGGCGCTCACCCACCCGGTCGACCTGATCCTGCGCTGGTACGACGAGCTCCAGGTCGGCCAGGCCTCGCTGGCCCGGCTGGTCGGCGTCCGGGAGGTCGAGGACCCGGAGACGGACGAGCTCGCCGTACCGGACGGCCGCCGGGTGGAGGCGACCGACGTCCGGTTCGGCTACCGCGAGGGCGCCGACGTGCTGCACGGCATCAGCCTGGACGTGGCGCCGGGCAGCCGGGTCGCGCTGGTCGGTCCGTCCGGCGCGGGCAAGTCCACCCTCGGGCGGCTGCTGGCCGGGATCTACGCCCCGGGTCGGGGCACCGTCACGCTGGGCGGCACGGCGCTCGCCAGGATGCCCGCCGAGCGGGTCAGGGCCCAGGTGGCGCTGGTCAACCAGGAGCACCACGTCTTCGTCGGCACCCTGCGGGACAACCTGCGGTTGGCCCGGCCCGAGGCGGACGACACCGAGCTGCGGGCCGCGCTCGACGCGGTGGACGCGGGGGAGTGGGCCGAGGCGCTGGCCGACGGGCTCGACACCGAGGTCGGCTCCGGCGGGGTCGCGCTGACGCCGCCTCAGGCCCAGCAGCTCGCGCTCGCCCGGCTGGTGCTGGCGGATCCGCACACGCTGGTGCTGGACGAGGCGACCTCACTGCTCGATCCGCGGGCGGCCCGGCACCTGGAGCGTTCGCTGTCGCGGGTGCTGGAGGGCCGGACGGTGATCGCGATCGCGCACCGGCTGCACACCGCGCACGACGCGGACGTGATCGCGGTGGTCGAACGCGGGCGGATCAGCGAGTACGGCGCCCACCACGAGCTGGTCGCGGCGGGCGGGCCGTACGCGGCGCTCTGGCGGTCGTGGCGGGACGAGCACTGA
- a CDS encoding LapA family protein → MTKTSGGSSAPSGGGKRSEIAGIPTRVIAIGVLVVLAVWFLLANLDKVKIQFWVFTVTAPLWIALLATLLAGGALGWLLKGRRSK, encoded by the coding sequence GTGACCAAGACTTCTGGTGGTTCGTCGGCGCCCTCCGGGGGCGGCAAGCGGAGTGAGATCGCGGGGATCCCGACGCGGGTGATCGCGATCGGTGTGCTCGTGGTGCTCGCGGTCTGGTTCCTGCTGGCGAATCTGGACAAGGTGAAGATCCAGTTCTGGGTGTTCACCGTGACCGCGCCGCTGTGGATCGCGTTGCTGGCCACGCTGCTGGCGGGCGGGGCGCTGGGGTGGCTGCTGAAGGGCCGTCGGAGCAAGTGA
- a CDS encoding NPCBM/NEW2 domain-containing protein has protein sequence MRRTLQHWRGRSASLGLAAVLSLGGVTIAPGLAQTAVAANGSAGAITAFTPGAAGSYAISAGAAKARVSFVSDQVFRIELAPTGTFADPTGSDIVLPQGTPPATSWRDAGDRYELSTAAVTLRAYKSALRFGLYRADGSKLWEETKPLSWTNTATTQTLGRGATEQYFGMGEQNGSFSHRGKTVEVGVDYNWNEGGHPNSVPFYLSSAGYGVYRNTYAPGTYTFNDPVTATEQETRFDAYYFAGPSAKDVIGQYTALTGKPFLPPVYGLEMGDSDCYLHNANRGERHTLDALKIADDYVANDMPNGWMLVNDGYGCGYENLAQTAQGLQQRKMQLGLWTEDGLTKLADQVKAGQRVAKLDVAWVGSGYKFALDGCKAAYQGIEDNSTARGFTWAPESWSGAQRCGVQWSGDQSGSWDYIRWQIPTYAGATMSGLAYTSGDVDGIFGGSAQTYVRDLQWKSFLPAIMSMDGWAPSDKQPYRYGEPYTSINRKYLKLKESLLPYMYSYSAEATRTGVGAVRPLALEYPQDPVTATDAAKYEFLSGRDFLVAPVYSDTSVRDGIYLPQGTWVDYWTGRTYQGPTTVNGYSAPLDTLPLFVRAGAVVPMWPGVSSYQDRTASSPLAWDVYPQGVNSFSLYEDDGVTKEHRQGRSATQTATVTAPATGVGRATVDVSASVGDFTGKQTTRPYRFSVHSVSAPTAVALGGRALPRFTDKAAFDAAAEGWFFDAADRGGVAQVKTASLSTAAAFQLTLDGITALGATATGPSWAWASDLPFASQTNGWGPAERDRSNGEQGAADGRTLTLNGTTFAKGIGAHADSDLEFVTGGKCSSFSATVGIDDEISGYGDVTFSVVADGTTLWTSPTLTSSSAPLPVTVPLGTAARVHLKVNTIGTKTGDHGDWGAAKFLCS, from the coding sequence ATGCGCAGAACTTTGCAACACTGGCGAGGCCGGTCGGCCTCACTCGGACTCGCGGCGGTGCTCTCGCTGGGCGGGGTGACGATCGCTCCGGGGCTGGCCCAGACCGCGGTCGCCGCCAACGGCTCGGCCGGGGCGATCACCGCCTTCACCCCCGGCGCGGCCGGCAGCTACGCCATCTCGGCGGGCGCCGCCAAGGCCCGGGTCAGCTTCGTCAGCGACCAGGTGTTCCGGATCGAGCTGGCGCCGACCGGCACCTTCGCCGACCCGACCGGCAGCGACATCGTGCTGCCGCAGGGCACCCCGCCGGCCACCAGCTGGCGGGACGCGGGTGACCGGTACGAACTGTCCACCGCCGCCGTCACCCTGCGGGCGTACAAGTCGGCGCTGCGCTTCGGCCTCTACCGGGCCGACGGCAGCAAGCTCTGGGAGGAGACCAAGCCGCTCTCCTGGACCAACACCGCCACCACCCAGACGCTCGGCCGGGGCGCCACCGAGCAGTACTTCGGCATGGGCGAGCAGAACGGCTCGTTCTCGCACCGCGGGAAGACCGTCGAGGTCGGCGTCGACTACAACTGGAACGAGGGCGGCCACCCGAACTCGGTCCCCTTCTACCTCTCCTCGGCCGGGTACGGCGTGTACCGCAACACCTACGCCCCCGGTACCTACACCTTCAATGACCCGGTGACCGCCACCGAGCAGGAGACCCGGTTCGACGCCTACTACTTCGCCGGGCCGTCCGCCAAGGACGTCATCGGCCAGTACACCGCGTTGACCGGCAAGCCGTTCCTGCCGCCCGTCTACGGGCTCGAAATGGGCGACTCGGACTGCTACCTGCACAACGCCAACCGGGGTGAGCGGCACACCCTGGACGCTCTGAAGATCGCCGACGACTACGTCGCCAACGACATGCCGAACGGCTGGATGCTGGTCAACGACGGTTACGGCTGCGGCTACGAGAACCTGGCGCAGACCGCCCAGGGCCTCCAGCAGCGCAAGATGCAGCTCGGCCTGTGGACCGAGGACGGCCTGACCAAGCTGGCCGACCAGGTGAAGGCCGGCCAGCGGGTGGCCAAGCTGGACGTGGCCTGGGTCGGCTCCGGCTACAAGTTCGCCCTCGACGGCTGCAAGGCCGCCTACCAGGGCATCGAGGACAACAGCACCGCCCGCGGCTTCACCTGGGCACCGGAGAGCTGGTCCGGCGCGCAGCGCTGCGGCGTGCAGTGGAGCGGCGACCAGTCCGGCAGCTGGGACTACATCAGGTGGCAGATCCCGACCTACGCGGGCGCCACCATGTCCGGTCTCGCCTACACCTCCGGTGACGTGGACGGGATCTTCGGCGGCAGCGCCCAGACCTACGTCCGGGACCTGCAGTGGAAGTCCTTCCTGCCCGCCATCATGTCGATGGACGGCTGGGCGCCGAGCGACAAGCAGCCCTACCGGTACGGCGAGCCGTACACCTCGATCAACCGGAAGTACCTCAAGCTCAAGGAGTCGCTGCTCCCTTACATGTACAGCTACTCGGCCGAGGCGACCCGGACCGGGGTCGGCGCGGTGCGGCCGCTGGCGCTGGAGTACCCGCAGGACCCGGTGACCGCGACCGACGCGGCCAAGTACGAGTTCCTCAGCGGCCGGGACTTCCTGGTCGCGCCGGTCTACTCGGACACCTCGGTGCGGGACGGCATCTACCTGCCGCAGGGCACCTGGGTGGACTACTGGACCGGGCGGACCTACCAGGGCCCGACCACGGTGAACGGCTACAGCGCGCCGCTGGACACCCTGCCACTGTTCGTCAGGGCCGGTGCGGTGGTGCCGATGTGGCCCGGTGTCAGCTCCTACCAGGACCGCACCGCCTCCTCCCCGCTGGCCTGGGACGTCTACCCGCAGGGGGTCAACTCCTTCTCGCTGTACGAGGACGACGGGGTGACCAAGGAGCACCGCCAGGGCCGGTCGGCGACCCAGACCGCCACGGTCACCGCCCCCGCGACCGGGGTCGGCCGGGCCACCGTGGACGTGTCGGCGAGCGTCGGTGACTTCACCGGCAAGCAGACCACCCGGCCGTACCGGTTCAGCGTGCACAGCGTGAGCGCGCCGACCGCGGTCGCGCTCGGCGGGCGGGCGCTGCCCCGCTTCACCGACAAGGCCGCGTTCGACGCGGCGGCCGAGGGCTGGTTCTTCGACGCCGCCGACCGGGGCGGGGTGGCGCAGGTCAAGACCGCCTCGTTGAGCACCGCCGCCGCCTTCCAGCTCACTCTGGACGGCATCACCGCCCTCGGTGCCACCGCCACCGGACCGAGCTGGGCCTGGGCCAGCGACCTGCCCTTCGCCTCGCAGACCAACGGCTGGGGCCCCGCCGAGCGGGACCGCAGCAACGGCGAGCAGGGCGCGGCGGACGGCCGCACCCTGACCCTGAACGGGACCACCTTCGCCAAGGGCATCGGCGCGCACGCCGACTCGGACCTGGAGTTCGTGACCGGAGGGAAGTGCTCCTCGTTCAGCGCCACGGTCGGGATCGACGACGAGATCAGCGGCTACGGGGACGTGACCTTCTCGGTGGTCGCCGACGGCACCACGCTCTGGACCTCACCCACGCTGACCAGCAGCTCGGCACCGCTCCCGGTCACGGTGCCGCTCGGCACCGCCGCCCGGGTGCACCTGAAGGTGAACACGATCGGCACCAAAACCGGTGACCACGGGGACTGGGGGGCTGCTAAGTTCCTCTGCAGCTGA
- the fabG gene encoding 3-oxoacyl-ACP reductase FabG, translated as MTEQSSSPRVAVVTGAARGIGAATALRLAADGYAVAVVDLTEEAGKETVERIAAAGGRALAVGADVSDAGQVQAAVDRIAAELGAPVVLVNNAGVLRDNLLFKMSESDWDTVMNVHLKGAFLMSKACQKHMVDAGFGRIVNLSSSSAQGNRGQANYSAAKAGLQGFTKTLAIELGKFGITANAVAPGFIATEMTAATAARIGMEFEAFKAAAATQIPVNRVGTPEDIANTISFLAGEGAGFVSGQVIYVAGGPLD; from the coding sequence ATGACCGAGCAGAGCAGTTCCCCTCGCGTCGCGGTGGTCACCGGCGCGGCTCGCGGGATCGGCGCGGCCACCGCGCTGCGGCTGGCCGCCGACGGCTACGCGGTCGCGGTGGTGGACCTGACCGAGGAGGCCGGCAAGGAGACCGTCGAGCGGATCGCCGCCGCCGGCGGCCGGGCCCTGGCGGTCGGCGCGGACGTCTCGGACGCCGGCCAGGTGCAGGCCGCGGTGGACCGGATCGCCGCCGAGCTCGGCGCCCCGGTGGTGCTGGTCAACAACGCCGGGGTGCTGCGCGACAACCTGCTGTTCAAGATGTCCGAGTCGGACTGGGACACCGTGATGAACGTGCACCTCAAGGGCGCTTTCCTGATGTCCAAGGCGTGCCAGAAGCACATGGTGGACGCCGGGTTCGGCCGGATCGTCAACCTCTCCTCCTCCTCCGCCCAGGGCAACCGCGGCCAGGCCAACTACTCCGCCGCCAAGGCCGGTCTGCAGGGCTTCACCAAGACCCTGGCGATCGAGCTCGGCAAGTTCGGCATCACCGCCAACGCGGTCGCCCCCGGCTTCATCGCCACCGAGATGACCGCCGCCACCGCGGCCCGGATCGGGATGGAGTTCGAGGCCTTCAAGGCCGCCGCCGCCACCCAGATCCCGGTCAACCGGGTGGGCACCCCGGAGGACATCGCCAACACCATCTCCTTCCTCGCGGGCGAGGGCGCCGGTTTCGTGTCCGGCCAGGTCATCTACGTCGCGGGCGGGCCGCTCGACTGA
- a CDS encoding DUF6343 family protein — protein MRPTKTPRTWQSGTEPMTARSDLKLRFLLSVLFTPLFALTTAGFALWAAVADPGASPSPATLTAFAVACGVLTLFALVDLLVVLRRRRTEL, from the coding sequence ATGCGTCCCACCAAGACACCTCGTACCTGGCAGAGCGGCACCGAGCCGATGACGGCGCGCAGTGACCTCAAGCTCCGCTTCCTGCTCTCCGTGCTCTTCACTCCGCTGTTCGCGCTGACCACGGCCGGCTTCGCGCTCTGGGCCGCGGTGGCCGACCCCGGCGCTTCGCCGAGCCCGGCCACCCTGACCGCCTTCGCCGTCGCCTGCGGCGTGCTGACGCTGTTCGCGCTGGTGGACCTGCTGGTGGTGCTGCGCCGGCGCCGGACCGAGCTCTAG
- a CDS encoding ABC transporter transmembrane domain-containing protein, giving the protein MPLTTLPMADPGRPDLDSPLAFLRWLQRSQRRGQWLATLWGTVEMGAMAALPVALGLGIQAAVDHDTGGVWRAGALALLLTAVQATGSVLLHRQAVWNWITAAAQTRQLVARQASALGAGLSRRIATGEIVAVSSGDVEKIGWYVELVARVRAAVLVWLAVSLVVLVQQPLLGAAVLLGVPVLAVSVLPLLGPFERRYSEQRALGGKATELAADTVAGLRVLRGIGGEELFLERYRQASQQVRGAAVRTARVWSLMQAQQVLLPGLFVVGVTWYGVELAADGRIGVGELVAVYGATAFLAAPLRILGEAAHAWSVARVSAGRATRVLSLRRTADAGELTAELAAPGRSDLHDPVTGLTVRAGRLTAVVCADPEVADRLADRLGGHVPLAEGELPDPSARLGGIELDAVPLAEARAAVLVHDKEPVLLSGTLAELFEIPSSGRVGPAEAIAAAQAEDVLDALVDGSPEAGGDPMRARITERGRSLSGGQRQRLALARVLAADPPVLVLDEPTSAVDAHTESRIAASLRAIRAERTTVVLATSPLLLDQADTVVLIDGGRVTATGTHRELLHTAPHYRAVVTREDDQLVLEEKV; this is encoded by the coding sequence ATGCCGCTCACCACCCTGCCGATGGCCGACCCAGGCCGTCCCGATCTCGACTCCCCGCTCGCCTTCCTGCGCTGGCTCCAGCGCAGCCAGCGCCGAGGCCAGTGGCTGGCCACCCTCTGGGGGACGGTGGAGATGGGCGCGATGGCCGCCCTCCCGGTCGCCCTCGGCCTCGGCATCCAGGCCGCCGTCGACCACGACACCGGCGGCGTCTGGCGGGCCGGCGCGCTGGCCCTGCTGCTCACCGCCGTCCAGGCCACCGGCAGCGTCCTGTTGCACCGTCAGGCGGTGTGGAACTGGATCACCGCCGCCGCGCAGACCCGCCAGCTGGTGGCCCGGCAGGCCAGCGCCCTCGGGGCCGGTCTGTCCCGCCGGATCGCCACCGGCGAGATCGTCGCGGTCAGCAGCGGCGACGTGGAGAAGATCGGCTGGTACGTCGAGCTGGTGGCCCGGGTCCGGGCCGCCGTGCTGGTCTGGCTGGCCGTCAGCCTGGTCGTGCTGGTCCAGCAGCCGCTGCTGGGTGCCGCCGTCCTGCTCGGCGTGCCGGTGCTGGCGGTCTCCGTACTGCCGTTGCTCGGCCCGTTCGAGCGCCGTTACAGCGAGCAGCGCGCGCTCGGCGGCAAGGCCACCGAGCTGGCCGCCGACACCGTCGCCGGGCTGCGCGTGCTGCGCGGCATCGGCGGCGAGGAACTCTTCCTGGAGCGCTACCGGCAGGCCTCGCAGCAGGTGCGCGGCGCCGCCGTCCGCACCGCCAGGGTCTGGTCGCTGATGCAGGCCCAGCAGGTCCTGCTGCCCGGCCTGTTCGTGGTCGGGGTGACCTGGTACGGCGTCGAGCTGGCCGCCGACGGCCGGATCGGTGTCGGCGAGCTGGTCGCCGTGTACGGCGCGACCGCCTTCCTGGCCGCCCCGCTGCGGATCCTCGGCGAGGCCGCGCACGCCTGGAGCGTCGCCCGGGTCTCCGCCGGGCGGGCCACCCGGGTGCTCTCGCTGCGGCGCACCGCCGACGCGGGCGAGCTGACCGCCGAGCTGGCCGCCCCCGGGCGGTCCGACCTGCACGACCCGGTCACCGGGCTGACCGTCCGGGCCGGCCGGCTGACCGCCGTGGTGTGCGCCGACCCCGAGGTGGCCGACCGGCTGGCGGACCGGCTGGGCGGCCACGTGCCGCTGGCCGAGGGCGAACTCCCGGACCCGTCCGCCCGGTTGGGCGGCATCGAACTGGACGCCGTACCGCTGGCCGAGGCCAGGGCGGCCGTGCTGGTGCACGACAAGGAGCCGGTGCTGCTTTCCGGCACGCTCGCCGAGCTGTTCGAGATCCCGTCCTCCGGCCGGGTCGGCCCGGCCGAGGCGATCGCCGCCGCCCAGGCCGAGGACGTCCTGGACGCCCTGGTCGACGGCTCGCCCGAGGCCGGCGGCGACCCGATGCGGGCCCGGATCACCGAGCGCGGCCGCTCGCTCTCCGGCGGCCAGCGGCAGCGCCTGGCGCTGGCCCGGGTGCTGGCGGCCGACCCGCCGGTCCTGGTGCTGGACGAGCCCACCAGCGCGGTCGACGCGCACACCGAGTCCCGGATCGCGGCTTCGCTGCGCGCCATCCGGGCGGAGCGCACCACGGTGGTGCTCGCCACCAGCCCGCTGCTGCTCGACCAGGCCGACACCGTGGTGCTGATCGACGGCGGCCGGGTCACCGCCACCGGCACCCACCGCGAACTCCTGCACACCGCCCCGCACTACCGGGCCGTGGTCACCCGTGAGGACGACCAGCTGGTTCTTGAGGAGAAGGTATGA
- a CDS encoding aldo/keto reductase, whose protein sequence is MSTIPSITLNNGQAIPQLGFGVWQVADDEATTAVETAIKAGYRSIDTAAIYENETGTGKAIAAAGVPREELYVTTKLWNSGTADWSGQQGRDAVLRAFDDSLGKLGLEYVDLYLIHWPRPMHGTFGNVWKAFEELAADGRAKSVGVSNFGQVQLDALREQSGLVPVLNQVELHPHFPQTELRAYHAEHGIATEAWSPLGQGKDLLTEPALVKIAEKHGRTVAQVVLRWHLQSGIIAIPKSVTPSRIVENLDVTGFELDTDDLTAIAALETGKRLGPDPQGFDWN, encoded by the coding sequence GTGAGCACCATCCCGAGCATCACCCTGAACAACGGCCAGGCCATCCCGCAGCTCGGCTTCGGCGTCTGGCAGGTCGCGGACGACGAGGCGACGACGGCGGTCGAGACGGCGATCAAGGCCGGCTACCGCAGCATCGACACCGCCGCGATCTACGAGAACGAGACCGGCACCGGCAAGGCGATCGCGGCGGCCGGGGTGCCCCGCGAGGAGCTGTACGTCACCACCAAGCTGTGGAACTCCGGCACCGCCGACTGGTCCGGGCAGCAGGGCCGGGACGCGGTGCTGCGGGCCTTCGACGACTCGCTCGGCAAGCTCGGCCTGGAGTACGTCGACCTCTACCTGATCCACTGGCCGCGCCCGATGCACGGCACCTTCGGCAACGTCTGGAAGGCCTTCGAGGAGCTGGCCGCCGACGGCCGCGCCAAGTCGGTCGGCGTCTCCAACTTCGGCCAGGTCCAGCTGGACGCGCTGCGTGAGCAGAGCGGTCTCGTCCCGGTGCTGAACCAGGTCGAGCTGCACCCGCACTTCCCGCAGACCGAGCTGCGCGCGTACCACGCCGAGCACGGCATCGCGACGGAGGCCTGGAGCCCGCTGGGCCAGGGCAAGGACCTGCTCACCGAGCCCGCGCTGGTGAAGATCGCCGAGAAGCACGGCCGCACGGTGGCCCAGGTGGTCCTGCGCTGGCACCTGCAGAGCGGCATCATCGCGATCCCGAAGTCGGTCACCCCCTCCCGGATCGTGGAGAACCTGGACGTGACCGGCTTCGAGCTGGACACGGACGACCTGACCGCGATCGCGGCCCTGGAGACCGGCAAGCGCCTCGGCCCGGACCCGCAGGGCTTCGACTGGAACTGA
- a CDS encoding I78 family peptidase inhibitor: protein MDEQEYVGLGQDQAERLAAEQGWRVVRVLAPEAMITMEYREDRLNLTVRDGRVERCWQG from the coding sequence ATGGACGAGCAGGAGTACGTCGGCCTGGGGCAGGACCAGGCCGAGCGGCTGGCCGCCGAGCAGGGGTGGCGGGTGGTGCGGGTGCTGGCGCCGGAGGCGATGATCACCATGGAGTACCGCGAGGACCGGCTGAACCTCACGGTCAGGGACGGTCGGGTGGAGCGCTGCTGGCAGGGCTGA
- a CDS encoding phosphatase PAP2 family protein, with the protein MCAQIRPPVMTRGHALLVGVVGLVYLLVVLAVLLDSPLVQLDWTLRLLRPYKRWPDVQPLLDVWIVVGQRGPSAIAACAWLGWRCYRTRTTRPLLVMGTALLLLNITVGGVKIVTGRLGPHYAHYLGSPELFLGGTIFPSGHTANAVVTWGVLAYLAVRWQRTGVLLTALTAISIGLTTVYLGTHWISDVFAGWAAGALVLLALPLAEPLVTAADQRITALWRPVSPASSAPPDRP; encoded by the coding sequence GTGTGTGCACAGATCCGACCCCCGGTGATGACCCGTGGGCATGCGCTGCTGGTCGGCGTGGTCGGGCTGGTGTACCTGCTGGTGGTCCTCGCGGTGCTGCTCGACAGCCCGCTGGTGCAGCTGGACTGGACGCTCAGACTGCTCCGCCCGTACAAGCGCTGGCCGGACGTGCAGCCCCTGCTCGACGTCTGGATCGTGGTGGGTCAGCGCGGCCCGTCGGCGATCGCCGCCTGCGCCTGGCTCGGCTGGCGCTGCTACCGGACGCGGACGACGCGGCCGCTGCTGGTGATGGGCACCGCGCTGCTGCTGCTGAACATCACGGTGGGCGGCGTGAAGATCGTCACCGGCCGGCTCGGACCGCACTACGCCCACTACCTGGGCTCGCCCGAGCTCTTCCTCGGCGGCACCATCTTCCCGTCCGGGCACACCGCGAACGCCGTGGTGACCTGGGGCGTGCTGGCCTACCTGGCGGTCCGCTGGCAGCGCACCGGTGTGCTGCTCACCGCGCTCACCGCGATATCGATCGGGCTGACCACGGTCTACCTGGGCACGCACTGGATCTCGGACGTGTTCGCGGGCTGGGCGGCCGGTGCGCTGGTGCTGCTCGCCCTCCCGCTGGCCGAGCCGCTGGTGACCGCCGCCGATCAGCGGATCACCGCACTCTGGCGGCCGGTCAGCCCTGCCAGCAGCGCTCCACCCGACCGTCCCTGA
- a CDS encoding MarR family winged helix-turn-helix transcriptional regulator, translating to MVLGEIPTTRVTGRLQQSPGHLIRVAQQVHTRLWSEHVGNELTAPQFAVLLALALEPGADQRTVGERASLDKATMAEMVARLVRRGLVLRRRDPADGRRKLLALSQNGAQAVREATGGVVRVQRTLFEPLSPDEQLELVRVMAKIARLEPAAVAALTDARPLLDAQRAVGYLIRVSQQVHTKLWSDQVGSDLTAPQYAVLDALEAEPGADQRTVGELASLDKATMAEMVSRLVRRGLVLRRRDPLDGRRNLLSLSPAGQELLHRSSAGVRAVQELLLAPLEPHEHAAAMALLAKAARL from the coding sequence ATGGTGCTGGGGGAGATCCCGACGACCCGCGTGACCGGTCGGCTGCAGCAGTCGCCCGGACACCTCATCCGCGTGGCCCAGCAGGTGCACACCCGCCTCTGGTCCGAGCATGTCGGCAACGAGTTGACGGCGCCTCAGTTCGCCGTCCTGCTCGCGCTGGCGCTCGAACCAGGAGCGGATCAGCGCACCGTCGGCGAACGGGCCTCGCTCGACAAGGCCACGATGGCCGAAATGGTCGCCCGGCTGGTCCGGCGCGGCCTGGTGCTACGCCGCCGCGACCCCGCTGACGGTCGCCGCAAGCTGCTCGCCCTGTCGCAGAACGGCGCTCAGGCCGTCCGTGAGGCGACCGGCGGAGTGGTCAGGGTGCAGCGGACGCTCTTCGAGCCGCTCAGCCCGGACGAGCAGCTCGAACTGGTCCGGGTGATGGCCAAGATCGCCCGGCTGGAGCCCGCGGCCGTCGCCGCACTGACCGACGCCCGGCCGCTGCTGGACGCCCAGCGCGCGGTCGGCTATCTGATCCGGGTCAGCCAGCAGGTCCACACCAAGCTCTGGTCCGACCAGGTCGGTTCCGACCTGACGGCGCCGCAGTACGCGGTGCTGGACGCACTGGAGGCCGAGCCGGGCGCCGACCAGCGCACGGTCGGTGAGCTGGCCTCGCTGGACAAGGCCACGATGGCGGAGATGGTGAGCCGGCTGGTCCGGCGCGGCCTGGTGCTCCGCCGCCGGGACCCGCTGGACGGGCGGCGCAACCTGCTCTCGCTCTCGCCCGCCGGGCAGGAGCTGCTGCACCGGTCCTCCGCCGGGGTGCGCGCTGTACAGGAACTGCTGCTGGCTCCGCTGGAGCCGCACGAGCACGCCGCCGCGATGGCGCTGCTCGCGAAGGCGGCCCGGCTGTAA